From a single Cytophagia bacterium CHB2 genomic region:
- a CDS encoding cyclic nucleotide-binding domain-containing protein, whose amino-acid sequence MIQFMPARNNGKVATTGVKRIEQHKDRWSAYGATAGILGISEKLSPNNLRRFEMFRDYDDAFLEEISPDVTIAKWKPNAVLFEEGAYLDLAFFIVQGSVEIYLQKMRNRQPQRRDKKPKNGSEIVFLSSMDFNLPAGSGMTLGAGEIFGEIGAMNGWPQSVTARTATECLLAQIRMPALRRMKRKSKTLKERLDKVYRERSLFAQLKTTALLQKCDDAFIEALAKRVELVSCDPNEVIVKEGEAADALYLVRSGFLKLSQKLGEGEAAVSYLSKGMTLGEVELLLQDASNWTCSAASVEFTELVKISREDLRALLKRYSHVQKRLLESAVARIKETGFNRKHLGQAEFIQTSLEKGLMQGNSILMIDLDVCTRCDDCVRGCADTHEGRPRFVREGDKYENFLIAKSCYHCHDPVCLVGCPTGAIHRAQVGEVVEIVDDLCIGCQACANNCPYDAIVMHETGEVWPNNMLPEVLRGKERLLASKCDLCYKTNHGPACVNNCPHGCAVRVGSVTEFQQLLAKKR is encoded by the coding sequence ATGATTCAATTCATGCCTGCGCGCAACAACGGTAAGGTTGCAACCACCGGCGTCAAACGCATTGAGCAGCACAAGGATCGCTGGTCGGCATACGGCGCCACCGCCGGCATCCTGGGGATTTCCGAAAAACTTTCGCCGAACAATTTGCGGCGCTTCGAGATGTTTCGCGATTATGACGACGCCTTTCTTGAAGAAATCAGTCCGGACGTCACCATTGCGAAGTGGAAACCGAATGCGGTTCTATTCGAAGAGGGCGCGTATCTCGATCTGGCATTTTTCATTGTGCAAGGTTCCGTGGAGATTTATCTGCAAAAGATGCGCAATCGCCAACCGCAGAGGAGAGATAAAAAACCGAAAAATGGCTCGGAGATCGTATTTCTCTCTTCAATGGATTTCAACCTGCCGGCGGGCAGCGGCATGACGCTGGGCGCGGGTGAAATTTTCGGCGAGATTGGCGCGATGAACGGCTGGCCGCAATCCGTCACGGCGCGCACGGCAACCGAGTGCCTGCTCGCACAGATTCGCATGCCTGCGTTACGCCGCATGAAACGCAAATCCAAAACATTGAAAGAGCGTCTGGACAAAGTCTATCGCGAACGCTCACTGTTTGCCCAACTCAAAACCACGGCGCTTCTGCAAAAGTGTGATGATGCCTTCATCGAGGCGCTGGCGAAACGGGTCGAACTGGTTTCTTGTGATCCCAATGAGGTGATCGTCAAGGAAGGCGAGGCGGCGGATGCGCTTTATCTCGTGCGCTCGGGTTTTTTAAAACTCTCACAAAAATTAGGCGAAGGGGAAGCCGCGGTATCCTATCTCTCCAAAGGCATGACGCTCGGCGAGGTTGAGCTGCTGCTGCAAGACGCGTCCAATTGGACGTGCAGTGCGGCTTCGGTGGAATTTACCGAGCTGGTTAAGATTTCTCGCGAGGATTTGCGCGCCCTGTTGAAAAGATACTCCCACGTGCAGAAACGCCTGCTGGAAAGCGCGGTGGCGCGCATCAAGGAAACCGGATTCAACCGCAAGCATCTCGGCCAGGCGGAATTCATTCAAACCTCGCTCGAAAAAGGATTGATGCAGGGCAACAGCATTTTGATGATCGATCTCGATGTCTGCACGCGCTGCGACGATTGTGTGCGCGGTTGCGCGGATACGCACGAGGGGCGGCCGCGTTTTGTGCGCGAAGGCGACAAATATGAAAATTTTCTGATCGCCAAATCATGTTACCATTGCCACGATCCTGTGTGTCTGGTTGGCTGCCCGACCGGCGCTATCCATCGCGCGCAAGTCGGTGAGGTGGTTGAAATCGTCGATGATCTTTGCATTGGTTGCCAGGCGTGCGCCAACAATTGCCCGTATGACGCCATTGTCATGCATGAGACCGGCGAGGTTTGGCCGAACAATATGCTGCCGGAGGTTTTGCGCGGCAAGGAACGCCTGTTGGCGAGCAAATGCGATCTTTGCTATAAAACCAATCACGGCCCGGCGTGCGTGAACAACTGCCCCCATGGGTGCGCGGTGCGCGTCGGCAGCGTCACAGAATTTCAGCAACTTTTGGCTAAAAAACGCTGA